One stretch of Actinacidiphila sp. DG2A-62 DNA includes these proteins:
- a CDS encoding acetylxylan esterase: MPLPELRSYRPEPSEPPDFDDFWRRTLAEARAQASPARFDPCPSGLRTVDVFDVTFTGYAGQPVRAWLLLPRHTTGPLPCVVEFIGYQGGRGFPHEYLTWSAAGYANLVMDNRGQGSGGHTHAVTPDPAPGGAPHTPGYLTAGIESPQTYYYRRLFTDAVRAVDTARSHPRIDPDRIAVYGGSQGGGIALAAAALGGPVAAALLDVPFLCHFRRAAEITDAGPYRELVTFVRTQRHREEEAFATLDYFDGVNLAARATAPALFSVGLMDAVCPPSTVFAAYNRWGAEHKDIRVWKFNGHEQGGAYQTDAQIRFLQEVFG, translated from the coding sequence ATGCCACTGCCCGAACTGCGCTCCTACCGGCCCGAGCCCAGCGAGCCCCCCGACTTCGACGACTTCTGGCGGCGCACCCTCGCCGAGGCCCGCGCCCAGGCGTCCCCCGCGCGGTTCGACCCCTGTCCGAGCGGCCTGCGCACGGTGGACGTCTTCGACGTCACGTTCACCGGCTACGCGGGCCAACCGGTGCGGGCCTGGCTGCTGTTGCCGCGCCACACCACGGGACCGCTGCCCTGCGTGGTGGAGTTCATCGGCTACCAGGGCGGGCGCGGCTTCCCGCACGAGTACCTGACCTGGTCCGCCGCCGGGTACGCCAACCTGGTCATGGACAACAGGGGCCAGGGCAGCGGCGGTCACACGCACGCGGTGACGCCCGACCCGGCGCCCGGCGGCGCCCCGCACACGCCCGGCTACCTCACCGCCGGCATCGAGTCCCCGCAGACGTACTACTACCGGCGGCTGTTCACCGACGCGGTGCGCGCGGTGGACACCGCGCGCAGCCACCCGCGGATCGACCCCGACCGGATCGCGGTCTACGGCGGCAGCCAGGGCGGCGGCATCGCCCTGGCCGCCGCCGCGCTCGGCGGTCCGGTCGCGGCCGCGCTGCTCGACGTGCCGTTCCTGTGCCACTTCCGGCGGGCGGCGGAGATCACCGACGCGGGCCCGTACCGGGAGCTGGTGACCTTCGTGCGCACCCAACGGCACCGCGAGGAAGAGGCGTTCGCCACCCTCGACTACTTCGACGGAGTCAACCTGGCGGCGCGCGCGACGGCGCCCGCGCTGTTCTCCGTGGGGCTGATGGACGCCGTGTGCCCGCCCTCGACGGTCTTCGCCGCCTACAACCGGTGGGGCGCGGAGCACAAGGACATCCGGGTATGGAAGTTCAACGGCCACGAGCAGGGCGGCGCCTACCAGACGGACGCCCAGATCCGCTTTCTCCAGGAGGTGTTCGGATGA
- a CDS encoding LacI family DNA-binding transcriptional regulator — protein MANGSPAEDAGKGRKAGRGGRGSRGGGASSGAEAGAGRRKITQMDVARHAGVSTGIVSSVINGRDYGSIRVSDATRDRVRRSIRELGYVPNIAARNLARGSNRLIGVFTYQPIFPLESRDFYYEFLIGIEEEAERAGYNLLLVTGSKDRRRERSIYADGVNSLQLADGSVFIGVNESAEELSRLTDESYPFVFVGHREVPGVDLSYVAADYFGGTVAIVRELVGLGHRRIAFVQSADGFEGIPGRRAGFRASRAELGLSAQETPVLTLGVPAGPPPEADATVPTVADLLAWTASHGTTALVVEVSTDAVAIRAAAAAAGLGVPADLALVGLSGTPEQPQVSDLAELHIPRREMGQEAVRLLLRLLTSPESAPLRSTLDCGLREGATLAP, from the coding sequence GTGGCGAACGGGAGTCCCGCCGAGGACGCCGGCAAGGGACGCAAGGCCGGCCGCGGCGGACGCGGCAGCCGCGGCGGCGGCGCGAGTTCCGGAGCGGAGGCCGGCGCGGGCCGCCGGAAGATCACCCAGATGGACGTCGCCCGGCACGCCGGGGTGTCGACCGGGATCGTCTCCTCGGTGATCAACGGCCGCGACTACGGCTCGATCCGGGTCAGCGACGCCACCCGTGACCGGGTCCGCCGCTCCATCCGCGAACTCGGCTACGTGCCGAACATCGCGGCCCGCAACCTCGCCCGCGGCAGCAACCGGCTGATCGGGGTCTTCACCTACCAGCCGATCTTCCCGTTGGAGAGCCGCGACTTCTACTACGAGTTCCTCATCGGCATCGAGGAGGAGGCCGAGCGGGCGGGCTACAACCTGCTGCTGGTCACCGGCTCCAAGGACCGCCGCAGGGAGCGCTCCATCTACGCCGACGGGGTCAACAGCCTCCAGTTGGCCGACGGTTCGGTCTTCATCGGGGTCAACGAGTCGGCGGAGGAGCTGTCCCGGCTCACCGACGAGTCGTACCCGTTCGTCTTCGTCGGCCACCGCGAGGTCCCCGGCGTCGACCTGTCGTACGTCGCGGCGGACTACTTCGGCGGCACCGTGGCGATCGTCCGCGAGCTGGTCGGGCTGGGGCACCGCCGGATCGCCTTCGTGCAGAGCGCGGACGGCTTCGAGGGGATCCCCGGGCGGCGGGCGGGCTTCCGCGCCTCGCGGGCGGAACTCGGGCTGAGCGCACAGGAGACGCCGGTGCTCACGCTGGGCGTCCCGGCCGGCCCGCCGCCGGAGGCGGACGCGACGGTGCCCACGGTCGCCGACCTGCTGGCCTGGACCGCCTCCCACGGCACCACCGCCCTGGTCGTCGAGGTCAGCACGGACGCGGTGGCGATCCGCGCGGCGGCCGCCGCCGCGGGCCTCGGCGTGCCCGCCGACCTCGCCCTGGTGGGACTGAGCGGCACCCCGGAGCAGCCCCAGGTCTCCGACCTCGCCGAACTCCACATCCCGCGCCGGGAGATGGGCCAGGAGGCGGTGCGGCTGCTGCTGCGGCTGCTGACCTCGCCTGAGTCGGCGCCGCTGCGCTCCACCCTCGACTGCGGCCTGCGCGAGGGTGCGACCCTCGCTCCCTGA
- a CDS encoding FAD-dependent oxidoreductase: MTVQETDVLVVGGGLGGVAAALAAARLGRRVVLTEESPWLGGQMTSQAVPPDEHPWIETAGATRSYRRLRQNIRDYYRRNYDLTDDARATAVLNPGGGGVSPVCHEPAVGVTAIEELLAPYRPDARLTVLTEHEPVGAETEGDQVVAVTLRARRTGEEITVTAPYVLDATELGDLLELAGVEHVIGAESQADTGEPHALEGPADPLDQQSFTWCFAVDYHPDGDFTIDRPADYDFWRAYQPDFWPAPLLSWDDVNPQTLAPRREAIFEHPDSPRGHVTADRWNFRRIFSAANHRPGRYASDITLVNWPQIDYMEGPLLGVDDATRARHLAGARQQSLSFLYWMQTEAPRLDGGTGYRGLRLRGDVLGTGDGLAMRPYIRESRRIRAEFTVLEQHVGVQARAEAGLPAGSEPFPDTVGTGSYRIDLHPSSGSRGPRTYIDIADHPFQIPLGALIPQRVENLLPANKNIGTTHITNGCYRLHPVEWTIGEAAGALAAHCLNSGATPRKVRNDPALLTGFQRLLQDELGFQLAWPEHIRTAQR; this comes from the coding sequence ATGACGGTGCAGGAGACCGATGTCCTGGTGGTCGGAGGCGGGCTCGGCGGAGTGGCCGCCGCGCTCGCGGCCGCACGGCTGGGCCGCCGGGTCGTACTGACCGAGGAGTCGCCCTGGCTCGGCGGCCAGATGACCTCGCAGGCCGTGCCGCCGGACGAGCACCCGTGGATCGAGACCGCGGGCGCGACCCGCAGCTACCGGCGGCTGCGGCAGAACATCCGCGACTACTACCGCCGCAACTACGACCTCACCGACGACGCGCGGGCCACCGCCGTGCTCAACCCCGGCGGCGGCGGGGTCAGCCCGGTCTGCCACGAGCCGGCCGTGGGCGTCACCGCCATCGAGGAGCTGCTCGCCCCCTACCGCCCCGACGCCCGGCTCACCGTGCTCACCGAGCACGAGCCGGTCGGCGCCGAGACCGAGGGCGACCAGGTCGTCGCCGTCACCCTGCGGGCGCGGCGGACCGGCGAGGAGATCACCGTCACCGCCCCGTACGTCCTGGACGCCACCGAACTCGGGGACCTGCTGGAGCTGGCCGGCGTGGAGCACGTCATCGGCGCCGAAAGCCAGGCCGACACCGGTGAGCCGCACGCCCTGGAAGGCCCTGCCGACCCGCTGGACCAGCAGTCCTTCACCTGGTGCTTCGCCGTGGACTACCACCCCGACGGCGACTTCACCATCGACCGCCCGGCGGACTACGACTTCTGGCGCGCCTACCAGCCGGACTTCTGGCCCGCTCCCCTGCTGTCGTGGGACGACGTCAACCCGCAGACGCTGGCCCCCCGCCGCGAGGCGATCTTCGAGCACCCCGACTCCCCGCGGGGCCACGTCACCGCCGACCGCTGGAACTTCCGCCGGATCTTCTCGGCCGCCAACCACCGCCCCGGGCGGTACGCCAGCGACATCACGCTCGTCAACTGGCCGCAGATCGACTACATGGAGGGCCCGCTGCTCGGCGTGGACGACGCCACCCGCGCGCGGCACCTGGCGGGCGCGCGGCAGCAGAGCCTGTCCTTCCTGTACTGGATGCAGACCGAGGCGCCCCGGCTGGACGGCGGCACCGGCTACCGGGGGCTGCGGCTTCGCGGCGACGTGCTCGGCACCGGCGACGGTCTGGCCATGCGCCCCTACATCCGCGAGTCGCGCCGCATCCGGGCCGAGTTCACGGTGCTGGAGCAGCACGTCGGGGTGCAGGCGCGGGCGGAGGCGGGACTGCCGGCCGGCTCGGAGCCGTTCCCCGACACCGTGGGCACCGGCTCCTACCGGATCGACCTGCACCCCAGCTCGGGCAGCCGCGGCCCGCGCACGTACATCGACATCGCCGACCACCCGTTCCAGATACCGCTGGGCGCGCTGATTCCGCAGCGCGTGGAGAACCTGCTGCCGGCGAACAAGAACATAGGCACCACGCACATCACCAACGGCTGCTACCGGCTGCACCCGGTGGAGTGGACGATCGGCGAGGCCGCGGGCGCACTGGCCGCGCACTGCCTGAACTCCGGCGCCACCCCGCGCAAGGTGCGCAACGACCCCGCGCTGCTCACCGGCTTCCAGCGGCTGCTCCAGGACGAGCTGGGGTTCCAGCTCGCCTGGCCCGAGCACATTCGCACCGCGCAGCGCTGA
- a CDS encoding ABC transporter permease: MAVEATRRLRPGKGRRPRPGGDGGRPGWLARMRRDRFLLLLALPGLAVVLLFSYLPLLGNVIAFKDYQPFLGISGSPWVGLSNFDVIFNGDPEFVTALKNTLIVAVAQVVFVFPVPIAVALLLNSLVSERIKRLVQSVLYLPHFMSWVIVVALFQSMLGNAGMLNTWLAQHGSDGFHIIGDPGLFKVLITSQVIWKDTGWGTILFLAALSRIDTSLYEAAAVDGASRTRQLWHVTLPGIRSVIVLMFILKLGDSLNTGFEQILLQQAPVGTDASEVLDTYVYNHGVINGDWGVSAAVGLVKGVVSVALVLGANKVAHIFGERGVYES; this comes from the coding sequence ATGGCTGTCGAGGCGACGCGGCGGCTGAGGCCCGGCAAGGGCCGCAGACCGCGGCCCGGCGGGGACGGTGGGCGGCCAGGGTGGCTCGCCCGCATGCGGCGGGACCGGTTCCTGCTGCTGCTCGCGCTGCCGGGCCTGGCCGTGGTGCTGCTGTTCTCCTACCTGCCGCTGCTCGGCAACGTCATCGCGTTCAAGGACTACCAGCCCTTTCTCGGCATCTCCGGGTCGCCCTGGGTGGGGCTGTCCAACTTCGACGTGATCTTCAACGGCGACCCCGAGTTCGTCACGGCGCTGAAGAACACGCTGATCGTGGCGGTGGCGCAGGTCGTGTTCGTCTTCCCGGTGCCGATCGCCGTCGCGCTGCTGCTGAACTCGCTGGTCTCGGAGCGGATCAAACGGCTGGTGCAGTCGGTGCTGTATCTGCCGCACTTCATGTCCTGGGTGATCGTGGTCGCGCTCTTCCAGTCCATGCTCGGCAACGCGGGCATGCTCAACACCTGGCTGGCCCAGCACGGTTCGGACGGCTTCCACATCATCGGCGACCCCGGCCTGTTCAAGGTGCTGATCACCTCGCAGGTGATCTGGAAGGACACCGGCTGGGGCACGATCCTCTTCCTGGCGGCCCTGTCCCGGATCGACACCAGCCTGTACGAGGCGGCGGCCGTGGACGGCGCGAGCAGGACGCGCCAGCTGTGGCACGTGACGCTGCCCGGCATCCGAAGCGTCATCGTGCTGATGTTCATCCTGAAGCTCGGCGACTCGCTGAACACCGGCTTCGAGCAGATCCTGCTCCAGCAGGCGCCGGTGGGCACCGACGCCTCGGAGGTGCTCGACACCTATGTCTACAACCACGGGGTGATCAACGGCGACTGGGGCGTATCGGCCGCGGTCGGCCTGGTCAAGGGCGTGGTGAGCGTCGCCCTGGTCCTGGGCGCCAACAAGGTCGCCCACATCTTCGGAGAGCGCGGGGTGTACGAGTCGTGA
- a CDS encoding carbohydrate ABC transporter permease, whose amino-acid sequence MSTAVTNRPARRRSPITRAAGRRSPAPPSRRGTTDGPGRGAAALPLRGLKGLVLLLCCAVVVIPFVAVVSTSLADKRQITRSGGFVLWPDHPSLYAYRAVLSGGVVTRSLMVSIGITVVGTLLALACTTMLAYALSRPGTFAGKPILLTVLFTLMFSPGIIPSYLVVKELGLLNSYWSLIVPVMVNGFNVIVMRSFFMDLPQDILDSARIDGAGEFRVLVRIVLPLSKAVLAVVGLFYAVGFWNSFFTAMLYINDTAKWPLQLVLRTYVVNNAPLGADNIAALGTTPPPQQSLQMAVLVISLVPILLVYPFLQKHFAKGVMVGAVKG is encoded by the coding sequence GTGAGCACCGCAGTGACCAACCGTCCGGCGCGCAGGCGCAGTCCGATCACCCGGGCGGCCGGCCGCCGCTCCCCCGCCCCGCCGAGCCGCCGGGGCACCACCGACGGACCCGGCCGCGGCGCGGCCGCACTGCCCCTGCGCGGCCTGAAGGGCCTGGTGCTGCTGCTGTGCTGCGCGGTGGTGGTGATCCCGTTCGTCGCGGTCGTCTCCACCTCGCTGGCGGACAAGCGCCAGATCACCAGGTCCGGCGGGTTCGTGCTGTGGCCCGACCACCCCTCGCTGTACGCGTACCGGGCGGTGCTCTCGGGCGGGGTGGTCACCCGCTCGCTGATGGTGTCGATCGGCATCACCGTGGTCGGCACGCTGCTGGCGCTGGCCTGCACCACCATGCTCGCCTACGCGCTGTCCCGGCCCGGGACGTTCGCCGGCAAGCCGATCCTGCTGACCGTGCTGTTCACGCTGATGTTCAGCCCCGGCATCATCCCCAGCTACCTGGTGGTCAAGGAGCTCGGGCTGCTGAACTCGTACTGGTCGCTGATCGTCCCGGTGATGGTCAACGGCTTCAACGTCATCGTGATGCGCTCGTTCTTCATGGACCTGCCGCAGGACATCCTCGACTCCGCCCGCATCGACGGGGCCGGCGAGTTCCGTGTGCTGGTCAGGATCGTGCTGCCGCTGTCCAAGGCGGTGCTCGCGGTGGTCGGGCTGTTCTACGCGGTCGGCTTCTGGAACAGCTTCTTCACCGCGATGCTCTACATCAACGACACCGCGAAATGGCCGCTGCAGCTGGTGCTGCGCACCTACGTGGTGAACAACGCGCCGCTCGGCGCGGACAACATCGCGGCCCTGGGCACCACGCCGCCGCCGCAGCAGTCGCTGCAGATGGCGGTGCTGGTGATCAGCCTGGTGCCGATCCTCCTGGTCTACCCCTTCCTGCAGAAGCACTTCGCGAAGGGGGTCATGGTCGGCGCCGTGAAGGGCTGA
- a CDS encoding right-handed parallel beta-helix repeat-containing protein: protein MPENIRSRRHRARTATAALGAVAALTGALALTGAPAASATTPAVYHVDCQATGSTQTGSEAEPFTSLAKASSHHFLAGESLLLKYGTVCDGSLVVQGSGSSTAWNTIGAYGDSTQALPVIDGGQNIDDMSNPSAVALKNVSYWNVRDLDIRGGYWRGLWIEADQPGVTQQGFNLTGLKVHDQANRPRYRVDPTTKQVQTDWISSTGGVIVEPCQQTAKIADVMIDHVDASHSHEVGFQIGHSEKGVYDPVVPGGYNTPDCHMGLTGSTLPAKDGVSDVTIQNSEAGFNDASGVWASGVTGLHLYKNELHDNGNGKAADGENSSLLNGEGAWWSNSYDVRVTYNHSYGNKRGGGDGGGLDADTYSTKSLIDHNTVEDNEAYCIAVFGGRDLLTSDVTITNNTCTDNGQNAKSQTQGDIYTWTNGRKSTDPSNIQDITVNHNVIDRTQPGAWLVSQSSYLPGEVSFWGNTITHAVPSELVDIEQCGTDVLWKLCGTTLPALNLNTYKVTGTGPVTFVEAPYGSTGPGSESDPYTPFSDYQAKTGQDPQSTCTSASSATC from the coding sequence ATGCCCGAAAACATCCGGTCCAGGCGCCACCGCGCCCGTACCGCCACCGCCGCGCTCGGCGCGGTCGCGGCACTGACCGGCGCGCTCGCCCTCACCGGCGCGCCGGCCGCCTCGGCCACCACGCCGGCCGTCTACCACGTCGACTGCCAGGCCACCGGCAGCACCCAGACCGGCAGCGAGGCCGAGCCGTTCACCAGCCTCGCCAAGGCCTCCAGCCACCACTTCCTGGCCGGCGAGAGCCTGCTGCTGAAGTACGGGACGGTGTGCGACGGTTCGCTGGTCGTCCAGGGTTCGGGCAGCTCCACCGCCTGGAACACCATCGGCGCCTACGGCGACTCCACCCAGGCGCTGCCCGTGATCGACGGCGGGCAGAACATCGACGACATGTCCAACCCCAGCGCCGTGGCGCTGAAGAACGTCTCCTACTGGAACGTGCGCGACCTGGACATCCGGGGCGGCTACTGGCGCGGCCTGTGGATCGAGGCCGACCAGCCCGGCGTCACCCAGCAGGGCTTCAACCTCACCGGCCTGAAGGTGCACGACCAGGCCAACCGCCCGCGCTACCGCGTCGATCCGACCACGAAACAGGTACAGACCGACTGGATCTCCTCCACCGGCGGCGTCATCGTCGAGCCCTGCCAGCAGACCGCGAAGATCGCGGACGTGATGATCGACCACGTGGACGCCTCCCACTCGCACGAGGTGGGCTTCCAGATCGGCCACTCGGAGAAGGGCGTCTACGACCCGGTCGTGCCCGGCGGCTACAACACGCCCGACTGCCACATGGGCCTGACCGGCAGCACCCTGCCGGCCAAGGACGGCGTCTCCGACGTGACGATCCAGAACTCCGAGGCGGGCTTCAACGACGCCTCCGGGGTGTGGGCTTCGGGCGTCACCGGCCTGCACCTGTACAAGAACGAGCTGCACGACAACGGCAACGGGAAAGCGGCGGACGGCGAGAACTCCTCACTGCTGAACGGCGAGGGCGCCTGGTGGTCCAACTCCTACGACGTGCGCGTGACGTACAACCACAGCTACGGCAACAAGCGCGGCGGCGGTGACGGCGGCGGCCTGGACGCCGACACCTACTCCACCAAGAGCCTGATCGACCACAACACCGTCGAGGACAACGAGGCCTACTGCATCGCGGTCTTCGGCGGTCGCGACCTGCTCACCTCGGACGTCACCATCACCAACAACACCTGCACCGACAACGGGCAGAACGCGAAGTCGCAGACGCAGGGCGACATCTACACCTGGACCAACGGCCGCAAGTCCACCGACCCGTCGAACATCCAGGACATCACCGTCAACCACAACGTCATCGACCGCACCCAGCCCGGCGCATGGCTGGTGTCCCAGTCCAGCTACCTGCCCGGCGAGGTGTCCTTCTGGGGCAACACCATCACCCACGCGGTGCCCAGCGAACTCGTCGACATCGAGCAGTGCGGTACGGACGTCCTGTGGAAGCTGTGCGGCACCACGCTGCCGGCGCTCAACCTCAACACCTACAAGGTGACCGGGACGGGGCCGGTGACCTTCGTGGAGGCGCCCTACGGCTCCACCGGGCCGGGCAGCGAGAGCGACCCGTACACGCCGTTCTCCGACTACCAGGCGAAGACCGGGCAGGACCCGCAGTCCACCTGCACCTCGGCGTCCAGCGCCACCTGCTGA